A window from Heteronotia binoei isolate CCM8104 ecotype False Entrance Well chromosome 15, APGP_CSIRO_Hbin_v1, whole genome shotgun sequence encodes these proteins:
- the HEXIM1 gene encoding protein HEXIM1: protein MANTLLPVNQQQQPNGKTSPFSPCRLAGGGEGGGGGPFLESPPANQELLPREAAQQLDGRWQPREAVQQGGSPESGEDGCPDMEGAAVPPPAPGSQASDSSEGAGSGGQNYAEAVEIQEAGNGGHLDPQENPQCQGYCGPGGQRCKPQAGGEEERQFGKKKHRRRPSKKKRHWKPYYKLSWEEKKKFDEKQSQRASRLRAEMFAKGQPVAPYNTTQFLMEDHDQEEPDLKTGLYPKRSATKSDDTSEEDFMEEEDGGSDGMGGDGSEFLQKDFSETYERYHVESLQNMSKQELIKEYLELEKCLSRMEEENNRLRMENKKFGGDSGENALVRQLEQELDRLRAENQKLLKENELGRQQEKPPSKVGE, encoded by the coding sequence ATGGCCAACACCCTCCTCCCTGTcaatcagcagcagcagcccaatGGCAAGACGTCTCCCTTCTCCCCTTGCAGGCTGgcaggtgggggagaggggggcggAGGGGGCCCTTTTTTGGAGTCCCCGCCCGCCAACCAGGAGCTGCTCCCGAGAGAAGCGGCGCAGCAGCTGGACGGTAGGTGGCAGCCGCGAGAGGCCGTGCAGCAGGGTGGCAGCCCGGAGAGCGGAGAGGATGGCTGCCCAGATATGGAAGGGGCAGCAGTGCCTCCGCCAGCGCCGGGGAGCCAAGCATCTGACAGCTCGGAAGGTGCTGGCAGCGGAGGCCAGAACTACGCTGAAGCCGTGGAGATCCAGGAGGCGGGGAACGGTGGGCATCTCGACCCCCAGGAGAACCCGCAGTGCCAAGGCTATTGTGGGCCGGGGGGCCAGAGGTGCAAGCCCCAAGccggaggggaggaggaaaggcaGTTTGGCAAGAAGAAGCATCGGAGGCGCCCCTCCAAGAAGAAGAGGCACTGGAAGCCTTACTACAAGCTCAgctgggaggagaagaagaagttcGACGAGAAGCAAAGCCAGCGGGCCTCCCGGCTGCGGGCCGAGATGTTTGCCAAGGGCCAGCCGGTGGCCCCCTACAACACCACCCAGTTCCTGATGGAAGACCACGACCAGGAGGAGCCGGACTTGAAGACGGGCCTCTACCCGAAGAGGTCGGCCACCAAGTCGGACGACACCAGCGAAGAAGACTTCATGGaggaagaggacgggggcagcGACGGGATGGGGGGGGACGGCAGCGAGTTCCTCCAGAAGGACTTTTCCGAGACCTACGAGAGGTACCACGTGGAGAGCTTGCAGAACATGAGCAAGCAGGAGCTGATCAAGGAGTACCTGGAGCTGGAGAAGTGCCTGTCCAGGATGGAGGAAGAGAACAACCGGCTGCGGATGGAGAACAAGAAGTTTGGGGGGGACTCGGGGGAGAATGCCCTGGTAAGGCAGCTGGAGCAGGAGCTGGACAGGTTGCGAGCCGAGAACCAGAAACTCTTGAAAGAGAACGAACTCGGCAGACAGCAAGAGAAACCTCCCTCCAAGGTGGGAGAGTGA